The following DNA comes from Megalobrama amblycephala isolate DHTTF-2021 linkage group LG20, ASM1881202v1, whole genome shotgun sequence.
taaactatttagcctaggctactaAAACGAACACCAAATcttaacatgaactgttaaaaattatagCAATTTCTGCAAAAAATAATTGATGTATGGTTTTTTGACCACCTTTTTCCATATGGATCAATTTTCTGTTCGGATCTCAACGaggctgcgttcagccccgacaaaacgttgcaacacgttttttaaacggaaacggtggtgcgCTGAACGCCCTTTTCTGATGCCtcaagagttgcaactatggcagctgagaaggccattatttgtgttctttttgaagaattttagGAACCTGATCAAGTTGGTATAAATAtgtgtttaatactgcaaaatacacTCGATGtgacagtcactgcccttgccatccagaataaaagagaacacatttgtaaatgactttacttggacccattgtgtgagctgtctctttaataccgtgtggtttatatacatgttgatgttgattgggctgacatttttgacacacccaccaaacaagagaaaatgtatctcaaacccgttgcacaccgttgcacatcgtttccaggaaacatgtcgttcaacccaGAAACCGCagcaaaacgttgcgcaccggtttgagcttgaacgtgccccaagtctgggcaaactactgagtaggcaccaatcagaggccgtatttttatgatgtcatcatgtagacttcttacaaagtattttacagtattttaaaactacaaaaatacaaaacacgaaagtattttgatacaaaatacaaaaccaTTTTCAttaaccctatcaaatacaaattacaaaatactattttgtatttgaaatacataattgaaatacatgtatcagaAATACTGCCCATACCTGGGAAGAGGGCACATTAAAATTATGTGCACGgataagtaaattattatagacactgcaatattccataaaaaaataataataataattgtcaaTTTGGATGTCATGTTGACTTTTTTCTACTCTATTCACTTCATCTtcatttcttatatttttagAAATAGTTTACCAAACGCATCTGTTTAAAATTATTTAGAACCAAGAGAACAAGCTTATGAATTTGTTTGCCTTCTGGAGACTTGAATGAGATCTCCGTACTATCACGTGGTTTCTGGGAAGAGCAGCGTTTCTTTTGAAATGAACGAAACTGGCAGAAGGGAAATTGGCTGGATGAAAATACCAAAGTGGGCGGGGTTATGATGCGTTTAGACTTGCTCAGTAAAGATGTCACATAACACCTGCTTATGTTGTAGTATATTCATTATTTCCCGGAAGTGAGGTAGCTGAAGGTGGGAATGTGCCGCacatagtaataataaaaataatcattattattgtaaaaaacaataatcatcatcatcataaaaataaaggaGCGTGCTACACGTTACGTCACGTGGTACGTAAGACTTTTCTACTCGCTGGTGAAGTCGGCCCAATCACAACGAGGAAGAGGAATTTTTCtaattattttacagtaaacgTTAGCAATGTTTTTATATGATGACTCTGGcatacatatttacatatttcacgaataatttgttaattaaaaatattcagGATTTTCCAAAGAAACTGATGAAATATTATTGAGGAACAGTGTGATAATTCGGCGCTGTGAGCCGTCGAGCGCCCCCTGCATATGTGATGGTAAACAGCTCGGGTCTCTTCACTGTTTTACTTTCAGGAATTTCTAGTGCAATGGGCTGGACGGACTGTGATCTCCGGAACGGCTGACTGTACACAGCACCGAAACTAAGGTATTTGAAACTATAAACAAACTACATAATGATTTTCACAAAGTTTAAACAAAAACGCTGTTTTGTCCGCTAATTTATTTATACAACGAGCTGTTATGATACATTAATTCTGATGTGGATGGTTTTggaagaaattgttgaaattATAAAATACCTTGTTGTATCTctatttgatttttatttaagcAGATCATTGGATTATAAGTTTACAAAAAGTACTGTGAATGCGTCTTAATACAGTTAAGGTATGATAATGTTAATTCATGATTACATATGATATCAGTACCGCCGCTCCCTGTATGCGAAGTGTGCTGCCCACTACCAAGGGGGGCACCAAACGGGGATTTCTATCGATGGTGATTACCacatttgatgaaaatatttaagaatAGTCTAGAGTCAAAATAAGATTtaattataattcataaatattgttttgGAACGGCTCCATTGATCACTGTTTTTCCTAATAACCCCAAAAAGCTCACACGAACAAGCTCAGAACCACATGTAAAACAGCTCAATTCATTGTGTTCAGAACACATGTATTAATTCAGAGACTTTACTCACTTACATTCTCTTCATTGTAGAGACAAAATGGTCACTCTGAGAAAAATAGTTGACAATGACTAAAAATAAGAGAAGTCTCTCAAACTGCGGCACTGACAAATATGGAGTTGTTATGAAGCGTGAAATAGATAGAAGCTCAGCCAAAAGAGAGTCAGAGATTTTGATCAGATTAAAGTAACATCAGACTGATCAGTTATGTTGGCTACTGTTCATTAGACACTGAATTTgtcaaatattaaaggtgcaatatgttagattttttgcagtaaaatatccaaaaaccactaggccagtgttatatattttgttcacttgagtacttacaaatacaatatcccaaatgtttccaactatttgtaaatcgtgagaaaattgcaattttaacgtgtgaggagtcgcctgtcaattgtgtcatacccacgttaccctTGGGTTCCggttattttgtagaaaccatggaaacaccaaagacgctttaatacattacatgttttaatagacaagggaacaactgtttggttacgtttatagacagaaaacgaattgttgttatatagctcatcacatttagtcttattgtttaaatctgtCATGTTCTTGTCAGTTCCGGACTACATCCTCCTTGcctatcacctgcactcactccaccaatcaccaattgccacatacagctgaagctcattatctggactataaaggactctcactcacacacacacttggcGAAGTTTTGTTTCACCTGTGTGTACATTTCTGATCGTTGTTGTCCtgtctacctgtctgtctgcctgcctgcctgttACCGAACCTGTCTGTTACCCGTCTACGATTCTCTGCTGCATACCTTTGGACTGTATATTGTTACCTGGATTGTgtatgatatctgcctgccctgatctactgcctgtactgtgactacgattctgcctgttcctcatTGTTTCTGTTTGCCCCTTTTTTGACCTGgcctgtacgactacgctcTCTACTAATAAAGCTTGCATTTGGATTCGAACCCGTTTCCCGCTTCGTTacaaaatctaattttctttaccattttcattttctttctaattttttttttttttaccatgcttcagagaaaaacactgttttgtcaagtagctaacatagcatagttagatgcagctttatttttagtaacagtaatacagaattttctccgtcatacaatacgttttaaaattaattgcattccatttatcaacacaagccatccagcatttaatatgatattctaaaatcgatctatcttactgcagtgtgtctcaagcAAGTGTTTcgcagcagccgccgagcgaacgcacagagtaacgttataacatcattttcaacacactcaaatgtatctaatatgataaacagagctgtgttaccatGACCGGAatagcggaagcggcgccggcgactgtgtcataataaaagttccactgctcgtgaggcgtgtgttgcgcaatcgctccagtggcctcgttcagctcccacaacacttggtcctgctctgcttcatactacaataacggttataatcgcatccatgaacgtTATTttttcccgagtcctatccctattcttttgcaccggctgtgaggtgaagaccacatgtccctcaaacttgccgtcatcaagatatgcctttgttttgaataggcctctatcGACCTCTGGCGGACAGAAATCTCACATATTGCCACATTTGTCCAGTTTTATCAGAAGTTGTTTAATTAGTTTTGCTgaccaataaaaaaaataaatcaaaattaaagtatgtatttaatcaaatattaagcatttacattaaaatatccGTACACATTGTGGGCTTATTTGGAACTCAGGTGGGCTTAAATTTTACACgtgttgtttataattaaaaaaaaaaaaaaagtaattttgtttAAGAAAAAACATGGCATGAGTGTTTAGATGAGAGATTCATCTTCAATCTATAGAATAACTTACCCTATACCATGCTGGTACCATGTCAAATAACATACTATGGTACTTCTCAGTACTTTTAAGTTAAGTTACAATTACCCATTTCGCTGAACTTTCAAATGTGTGAAATGTCTGACTTTCTTAGGACAAATCAGCATCTGTCAATCAATGTTTTTCAGATGGCATCCGGAAGGATTCGCTCCACGCGCCGTCTGCGCTCCTGGATAGTGGAAcaggtgtgtctgtgtgtgtgtgtgttctcgtatatgtggtttatgaggacacaaatgtatataatgtcatgagtattacaatgtaaacatgGTTCACACTtcttgtgtcctcataaaccaaatggcttaaaaaacatactaaatgtttttgttgttgttgtttttttaataaataaaaaacgttCTGAACATTTTCTCTGATGTGTAGGTTTAGAGGTAGACTTAGTTtaaggggatagaatatacagtttgtacagtataaaaatcattatgccTAAGGGGAGTCCCTGTAAACCacatgcaagtgtgtgtgttgttaCGGATTAGTATGTTAAGTGTGTCAAAGGATCTGAGTTAATGAAATCTTTGAGTACAGAAGATTACATTTGATAGTTTTTCATAGAAATATAATTTCTTCGTTACTTTTTTCTTATTAGTTAAGAACGTTAGGGCTTTATGTTACATattatgttgttaaattaaagtttgttgtattattttagtgtaatttgtgttaccatgatggtgttttgtatttgtatgtATGACACATGCACCTTCTATTTAGTATTtatctcagcttgtggaaaagctacaTGTTATTCATCATGAAGCTTTCTTTTTACCActtgtatttttaaaacaaaaaatagattTGAGTAATTTGGTAATGAATTAGTAATAAAGTATTTTAGTAatttcagttaatgaaatatactttttttactgtaaatttttaacagtaaagtTCTGGCAGCCACAGATGccattttttacttttgtttattcatttttttacagtgcaggcaAATTATCTAGCTACCTAAGGGTCGCAGGtcagatataataattattattataattaacaataataatagtaataaaaatggTTTCTCTTTTGTGTGTGCTTTGTGATGTAGGTGAACAGTGGGAAGTATCACGGCCTAGTGTGGGACAACCCTGAGAAAACCATGTTTCGTATCCCATGGAAACATGCAGGAAAACAAGATTTCCGAAGTGAGGAAGATGCGGCTATTTTCAAGGTGCTtcagatccttcagaaatcattctaatatgcggatttgcatttattattatcagtgttcacagttttttcaggattctttgatgaatagaacgttcaaaagaacagcatttatttgaaatagaatctgtTGTACAATTTTTTGAATGGCATATATATTCCCATGTCTGAGTGTTGCTATCAATTAGTGCAGTCAATTGCAAGCACAAACTCAGACAATGACTTCTACTtgtacaatttatttatttataaccaAGGATTTCTAAATAATTACACGTTGATGGTAATTAACTTACATATTATTGatcataattaattttaaagttagttCAAGCAGTAATTCACTTATTTTAAGCATGCAAGCCTTTTgaaaatagttttgtttttgacattttttaatttgaacTTTCCCAATGGAAGGCTTGGGCAGAGTTTAAAGGGAAGCTTTTGGACAATGGAAATTCTGATCCTGCATCCTGGAAAACTCGCCTTCGCTGTGCCCTCAACAAAAGTCCAGAATTTAGTGAGGTCACTGAAAGATCACAGCTGGACATCTCAGAACCCTACAAAGTGTACCGCCTCGTACCACTAGAAGAACAAGGTAACCAATGGATATGGAAACATTTGTTTGTAACATTAGCAGGGTTGCCAACTCTTATGCATTTTACACTTTCAGTCTCTTTCTCTTGCTCTCACGTCACCCAAATACATTTCAACACAAAACAATTCCCTGAATTTACAGAAAACCCTAGCATTTTCCCACTATAATGGGATTGGCTTAAACCAGGGGTGTCCAGTTCTGGGCCACTATCCAGCAGAGATTTACTCTAGCCCTAATTAAACACGCCTGAACTAGCTAATCAAggtatttaaaggggtggttgattatgatttcacttttttaacttcagttagtgtgtaatgttgctgtttgagcataaacaacatctgcaaagttatgaggctcaaacttcattctttataaatctctccaacagagtagcattagccgttagccacagagcactatcaaactcattcacaatcaatgtaaacaatataacagtatacaatactcacataatccgacgcatgcatgctgcatgcatgacgaacactttgtaaagatccattttgagggttatattagccgtgtaaactttgttaaggcactgttcaaggcaagcgcgagctctgtgggcgtggaccacgggatttaaaggggccgcagcataaaatcggcgcgtttataatgatgccccaaaataggcagttaaaaaaatttattaaaaaaaatctatggggtattttgatctgaaacttcacagacacagtcaggggacaccttagacttatattacatcttttaaaaacataatctagggcacctttaatagacaAACACTTGTTACTGTTACAAAACTCTACTAAAATGCTACAAcgcaattatttattattatgtacTAAAGCTTTATTAAGgataaaaataaaaggtatatTAAAAGCTAACATAAACAGCAGTAGTATTTCCAAATAACAGCATATCTAAAAAGTATGAGACgattacaaacaataaaaaaacataccTTTCTGAAACATCCTGTAAGAGCCATGATTGCACAGGTTCTGCTTAATCCTCTTCAATATtctctgggtctgattcgggctcaaattgatatgtcaatatcatagactgtaaaaaggTCAATATTGACGCCATTGTTTACAATACACCCAAGCACATGCAACTACCTGTAATGGTAAGAGGGTGACATTTCCGGACAATGTGCATTAGGCAGATAgcgaatcacaacacactgggcCAGTTAACCAATCTGAGACCATTGCGTATTTCTgagggaggggcttcatagaaccAGGAACTCAacaggggtgcatttcccaaaagcatcgttagccaactaacatcgcaagttccgtcgttacttacatagttcaacgatttggtgtttcccgaagccatagttcaaacgaacattcacaaactgcatcgcaaacttgtgtggttggaatgacagctctcgagctgtggttagaagcatagtttcttgtttttatgacatgtggacttaataaatcgttatcttgagcaaaataagcaagcttacattaagtacaatgtatatattttatttcgaatatatacaaatgtcatttatatattttagtttgtcaagagagctaaagcaccgtttttgaagagtgcgcatgtgcgtacGTGATCTAGTACGtcagaacaagcatttgatttaatctgggaataaagcaaaataactgaggaaaatgagaattagtcctagccatgtccgtaatttatagcagaaattctagcattaattcgacCTCAAACAGAttaatttaaagaagttattactccacctgCGTGGCGTCATTCACCAACGTGGTTGAACGACAGGTTTGTGACaatacggtttcgggaaacagtcgtgactagctagttgttttgttcaacgatgcatcgtactatgggagttcagcagcgagttacatagttgttcgggaaacgcaccccagagtgGTTTTAGGAGAACAGAAACAGCGGTGTAGAATAAAGTTATAATATGTGaaaaagaatgttttttttttttttttaaacgaagcataaacacacattacagtgcaccccataaacacaatcaagccttcGAAAATAGCTGATCAACCACCTCTTTAAGTCCACTAGAAAcgtccaggcaggtgtgttggaggTAAACTCTACAGGAAAGTGGCCCTTCAGGAGTAGGATTGGACACCTCTGGCGGATATTAACGGATATTCTTGATTCTTGGACTGATCAGCAAGAGTCTACCAATAAAAATTCGCAAGATGACAATTAAAGAGCTGTCTACAGTAATGAATAGAGAACATGAAGAAAAACCAGCAGTTAGAGGAGTGTTTGTGCCTCTAAACCAGGGTATGAAAATAACACCTGCCAAGTGCCAAATGTAGGTTGCGTGTCGGTGAATGTCACAGGCCACTATGGTGGATAAGAATTGTTGATTAGTTAAATACTGTATGTGTGCTGTGGTAGGAAAAAAACTCTATTTACAGAAGTGAAAAACGTATTAGTAGCCTATGAAGAGACAAGGCCACAGAGTAAACCACATTGAGAAAAGTGCAGAACCCAAGTAGTTTTGGATGTAAAAGATGGTTAATTTGGGCAAGTTGCACGTCAGGTGCTGTCAAAGTGATTGTGCTGTTTCATGTGCTTGAGAAATGCATACTTCTTAAGCGCATTTGTACACATCGCCAAACAGCAAGCGagtctcttttttctttttttaaataaattgactAGTAAGAAATCTGACTGCCTGGTAAATGACCCAAGACCCTTCTGATAATATTAGGTAGCTAACTAACCAGTGTAGATTGTAGgaaaattaatttgaaagttactttaaattaaattcaattcaattcaatgaATGCTAattaaagtttaattatttgGGTAATTTGCAGCTTTAAGATGAAATTAACAATGAATTGTTGGATCCTCAAAACCCTTAAATAGGAGCGTGTGATTCAGCCCATGTCATCAAAATCTCACTTCAACCTGGCAACCAAAGTTGGCAACCCTGATATAGTCAATCCAACATgagaattaaaggtgctaaagaggatcttttcgtcgactgagaaaccaaagactgttagtgagtttttgaaatgagcgcatgcgtaagaacaaccccctccttcacagctcgtttcgagggaacgcctcccaaaactcgtgcacgaatattggaacacaagtgtttaccaccggcattcgctgtgtcgtgttagtggattcattatgtccgactcaccgcaggtaactcataatctgcagttgttactcctgtctcctgacaaaaacattgcatgcggcgcctgtggagtgtggaaagttactggagcgtgcagccgcgcacgtctctcacaaggaacgtcatggcagtgattgacaagccagagggccaacccgcgcacgtctctcgcaaggaacgtcacggcagtgattcacaagccagagggccaatcgcgtaaacgattggctgatgtgtttaaggccctacctcgtgcacagatgatgtatattaatattattcctttcagtgcacctaataaatagtcttttatcagttagtaaagacagtttcaagtaatattgcaaaaatgtataaaaaaaaaccatcctctttagcacctttaagccacTAGTATGGATGTGACAAGATGGCTGACTAGTTAGTTAGTGaggttgactattttaatgctATGGTGAATTTAAACATGTTTGTAAGGTGTTTTTctgttgtttgttgtttatgTTCTGTTAGCCACTTCATGATGctgtaaaaatacaatatatatatttaaaaaaaaaaaaaaaaaaaaaaaaaaacaaagctttCTTATTTATCAAGTAAACACAAACCCTTCAACTGATTGGTtattaaaatttgaaatttgaagtTTTGCATATCCCTACAACTTTCATGAACAGCAAAATGTCTACAATAACTGCAATGAGTTTGTAAAGGAATtactttttgtaattatttatttcattttcctTTCATCATAGGAGtggtgaaaataaaaaaagagaatgGACAGAAAGCAGTGAGGAGCAGCAGGAGGAGATGCAGTGAATCCGAGCATGATCAGCAGATTGAATGCAAAAAGATCAAAAAGGAGGTTGTTGTGCCTCAGCCCATCAACATGGTAAAAACATCCACCACATCATAGCTAATCATTGAGGAGCTATGCTGTTCAGACTTTAATTAAGATGCAATTTGCAACATGCATGCTAAATAGCCTGCCTTACAGAAGCATTGAACACTAAAAACATGCATTGAGACATATTTTACATTCCACTTCTCAGTTTTGCAATGCAAAGCAGAACATGAGTTTATTATTAATTGAGCACTATTTCCATTTCTGTTCTTAACAGAGTGCACAGGAAATTGTCCCACACACAGGAAGTGAGATCACATTCCAAGCTGGGGTGCAAACAATCCTCTTAAAGAGTGACAGTAATTATCTAAttttactctttgaattctaCCTGAGTTTTCAATTTACTTGGTTCTTTTGTGGTTAATGTTGATGTTAATAATGCAAAGTGGATGACTgacttattattattcattcagCTCTTTCTGGAGGTGCTGAAGATATCCAGTTAAACTTAACAATTGAGGCAGTGCCTTTGTCGGAAGAAAAGAGAGgtgattaaaaattaaatttgattCATTTATTGATTAGAACAAATCTGATATctcaattgttttttgtttaaccAAGCTATTGGCAAATGGTTTCTTAAAACACTTTTGTTCCTTCAGTGCTGGACTCTTTCCACATAACCGTGCACTACATTGGTCAGGAGGTTCTGCGGCGAGAAGTAAAGTGCAATGATGTTCGAATTGCTTACCTGCCTCCGTCACCTGTCCCTCCGTCTCCACCGTCTCTGAACGGCACCGGCTTCCATCGAATCCCTCTCCCAGACCCCCCCTCAGACATGGTCGCCAACCCCAGCCTTGCCACACGTTTGAAAGGTCTTAGGGAATTGCTGCCCTTCTTGGAGTGGGGAGTAGTGCTGACCGCGACAGGAGGAGGCATCTATGCCAAGCGCTTCTGTCAGGGACGGGTGTTCTGGAGAGGACCGCACAACACCACCACAGGACCCTGTAAAATGGAGAGAGGAAGTGAGCCCACCCAGCTGTTCAACATGGATATATTCAGACAGGGTAAGTGTTTCACAAGCATATACTTTCTTTGATCCAATGTGTAGATCAGTTTGACAATATGAAAAATACTGGTAGAAACTTGCTGAAACCATATAATTGTAGCTATAAGATTGAATGATGAATCCTTAATAAAGGATTGTAGATGTGCGAAACTGGGGGGACAaatgtacactcttaaaaataaaggttgcAAAAGCTAGTTTTCCCAGttatgccatagaagaacctgTTTGAGTTCACCaaaaacctttcagtgaacTGTTCTTAcaagaaccattttttcttagtgttaagaacatttaaatttaaagaaCCATtatccactataaagaacctttagtCCAGTGGAAAGGTTCAATGGATGTTTAagtttcttcatggaaccatagaaGCCAATAAAGAACGtttatttttaagtatttttatatttataacaggTCATAAATAGGTCAGCTGATATATATAGCCATTGCCAAAATATCAGCTGATATTTGGCATTTTGAAATTTAGTTTTTCTGTTTGCTCCCATTCTCTGTCTCCATTAGTTTACAGTCTCTGTTTAACAGTTCTGtctaataaattatatataaattatatataagcCTTGTCAGTCCAAATCCAGTTTTTGTGCATATCTGATTGGAATCCGATCATATCAGGCAAGTGTGAATGgcaaaaaatcaaatgtaatacaatttttacaaatccGTTTCAAGCTACATTCATATATGGTTTGAAACCCTATTCAAATCTCATTTCCGGAAATCCATTTTAGTCTAACCGCTCTGATCAGATTTTATACCGCGcattatacaatacagattgtttcaaagcagctgtACAGTGATAAACTGGAAAATAAGGATCAATGATACAAGCAGAAttaaattctgctgtaaagcagctctaaacaAGACTTCAGTTGAAggcagttcagtgttgattcagttccgtgtactgtgtaaagttcataaattattaaatgagtTCAGTTCAGCTATAAAACAGCTCTGTGGAAAACAGTgctgtcatcgtccagctcattTCAGTTCTCATCCAACAGTGTCAgagcagtcaaatcaataatacggctgaatattaagtgtccctgACTAGGTAAGCCAAAggcaacagtggcaaggaacccaaactccgtCAGATGACAGAATGGAGGGTAAAAACatcttgggagaaaccaggctcagtcagcgttgccagttctcctctggccaaacATGTGATTTCTAGGCTGCATCACAAGTCAGATTGTGAATTGTTCATTCAGAATATTTCTTCTAGCTCCTTCTGCTTGAAGATTGGGATACATCACATTCTGTCACACTGACATTTGGTGGGAGAAGTTGAAGCTGGCTATAGGGTCTGTGCAGAGGACATGTCTGGTTTTTCATTAGCTGGTTCTCACCCAGCTAACAGTTATGAACGTTCGTTCGatgttatctggtctttaaaaACCTTCTCAAAACCTTCTCAAAACGTTAGTTTTTCTGCAGTCATACATTATGGGAGTagtgaaaatcacatttttctGTGTGCCTTTAGCCCTGCTGTAccctatatataatatacaggcAAGCAGGTATAATACACTGACTTTTGAACTTAATGCATTACACTAAGAAATCAGGACTTTGAACTTACTCTTCTGTAACAGCATTTCATCATTGCTCATTGTCTTTCTATTACTCACAACTCTGCACATTCACTCCATTCCACGCCATGTTAAACCAAACATCCGGAGAAGCAGACTCTGGATGTTCTCAGTGTTCTTTTTCCCCTTGTTTAACTTGGTGGGGTTGtgtttttggttgaaaatgtaAGCTTTGCTCTTTATAATTCCATGTTTTGGACTGTGTACTTCCCAGAGACTCTTACACAGTTTAGAATCCAATCTTCAGGCAAAAGGAActggatttttttgttgttgttgtttgtttcctccattctgtcacctgatggagtttgggttccttcccactgtcgcctctggcttgcttagttggggacacttaatattcaacaatattattgattcaCTGATATTCAGGTCTGTGTTGTGGTCATCTCAGGGTGCAGGTCCACCATCTGGTCTGGATATGGACTGGATCTGGCTGACAACAACTGTATTCCAAACGCCTCCATTTTGCTGTTGTTGTTCGTTCGTTTCGttaattcattcatttctttatttatatagcaccttaCAGGCTACACAGTAGttccaaagtgctgtacattacaatagaaaacaataGAACAACAAGACACAAAACAAAAGAGCttaaaagaatatcactggaatgaagggtTATGACTGGGCAAGATCTTTAGGACCCgctttaatattagaaaagctttccagcgctggagagagctaagcgggaaggcctgaaaacagacgcggAGGTTGTTTTGATTCTGCTTCACAtatgagtaacac
Coding sequences within:
- the irf9 gene encoding interferon regulatory factor 9, with translation MASGRIRSTRRLRSWIVEQVNSGKYHGLVWDNPEKTMFRIPWKHAGKQDFRSEEDAAIFKAWAEFKGKLLDNGNSDPASWKTRLRCALNKSPEFSEVTERSQLDISEPYKVYRLVPLEEQGVVKIKKENGQKAVRSSRRRCSESEHDQQIECKKIKKEVVVPQPINMSAQEIVPHTGSEITFQAGVQTILLKSDTLSGGAEDIQLNLTIEAVPLSEEKRVLDSFHITVHYIGQEVLRREVKCNDVRIAYLPPSPVPPSPPSLNGTGFHRIPLPDPPSDMVANPSLATRLKGLRELLPFLEWGVVLTATGGGIYAKRFCQGRVFWRGPHNTTTGPCKMERGSEPTQLFNMDIFRQELEAFRNGGKEPQSEILLCFGEELYDGDNISDKHITIKISLPCVELQIEEVKTLRDPFAILKCLASQSPTGEVTLNLC